A part of Desulfobacter sp. genomic DNA contains:
- a CDS encoding KH domain-containing protein: MKELIKFIAQALVDDPEQVDVQEIKAQQTLVLELRVAKEDLGKVIGKKGRTAQAMRTILSCASAKEQKRVILEIVE, encoded by the coding sequence ATGAAAGAGTTGATTAAGTTTATCGCACAGGCACTGGTTGATGACCCCGAACAAGTGGATGTACAAGAGATTAAAGCCCAGCAGACTCTGGTTCTTGAACTCAGGGTTGCCAAAGAAGACCTGGGAAAGGTAATCGGAAAAAAAGGGCGGACCGCCCAGGCCATGAGAACCATCCTGTCCTGCGCTTCAGCCAAGGAACAGAAACGGGTTATCCTGGAGATCGTCGAATAG
- a CDS encoding phosphatase — translation MKRIKGDLIKLAQAGEFDVIIHGCNCFCAMDAGIARQIRGTFPKAWQADRETPAGDRQKLGHYSWALINNRACPLVVVNGYTQFHYEGDGVLADYQAIELLFTQLKGDFSGKRFGYPKIGAGLAGGDWAIIGQIIEQALAGEDHTLVEHLTE, via the coding sequence ATGAAACGCATTAAGGGAGACCTAATTAAGCTGGCCCAGGCAGGGGAATTTGATGTCATCATTCATGGCTGCAACTGTTTCTGCGCAATGGATGCAGGTATTGCCCGCCAGATTCGGGGAACCTTCCCAAAGGCCTGGCAGGCTGACAGGGAAACACCGGCCGGAGACCGCCAAAAACTGGGGCATTACTCTTGGGCACTGATCAACAACCGGGCCTGCCCCCTGGTAGTGGTCAACGGGTATACCCAGTTTCACTATGAAGGGGATGGCGTACTGGCCGATTATCAAGCCATCGAATTGTTGTTCACCCAGCTGAAAGGAGACTTTTCCGGCAAACGTTTCGGATACCCGAAAATCGGGGCAGGCCTGGCCGGAGGGGACTGGGCGATCATCGGACAGATCATTGAACAAGCCCTGGCGGGAGAGGATCACACCCTGGTAGAACATTTAACAGAGTGA
- a CDS encoding NUDIX hydrolase — MKICSSRNITDHSHLNLVSVDYLDRNGTGKKWIYASRGKESRPDAVVVVPFHKAEDKLVLIREFRVPLGGYQYGFPAGLVDAGEGVDTAGRRELYEETGLKVTKVLRQSPPIFSSSGMTDESICLLYVECDGRPDTHHNEASEEIDVVMLSPQEAKALLQQQDYLFDVKSWIVLDRFAATGCVL; from the coding sequence ATGAAGATATGCAGCTCAAGGAATATAACGGACCACAGTCACCTGAATCTGGTTTCAGTGGATTATTTGGACCGGAACGGAACCGGAAAAAAATGGATTTACGCCTCCAGGGGAAAAGAGTCCCGGCCCGATGCCGTTGTTGTGGTTCCCTTTCATAAAGCGGAGGATAAACTTGTGCTTATCCGGGAATTCAGAGTTCCCCTGGGCGGTTATCAATACGGATTCCCTGCCGGCCTGGTGGATGCCGGGGAAGGTGTGGATACGGCGGGACGCAGGGAATTATACGAGGAAACAGGGCTAAAGGTCACCAAGGTACTTCGCCAAAGCCCGCCTATATTTTCGTCCTCGGGCATGACCGATGAAAGCATCTGTCTTTTATATGTGGAATGTGACGGCCGCCCGGACACCCATCACAATGAGGCATCGGAAGAGATAGACGTCGTGATGCTTTCCCCCCAAGAGGCGAAAGCGCTTCTGCAGCAGCAGGATTACTTATTTGATGTGAAATCCTGGATTGTACTGGACCGGTTTGCCGCCACCGGCTGTGTCCTCTGA
- a CDS encoding hemolysin III family protein has protein sequence MCIYGKIFREPVNAISHGAGAVGAVVALTLMVVFAALRADVWHVVSFSVFGATMILMYTSSFLYHALKISEKALLVFRRIDHIMIFMVIAGSYTPLCLVPLRGPWGWSLFGTVWGIAVAGIFLKIFFITAPRWVSTFIYLMMGWLCMVAVYPLVKTLVPMALFWLALGGLFYSVGAVVYALKRPNPLPGVFGFHEIWHCFVILGSACHFWLSFRYLMYI, from the coding sequence ATGTGTATCTATGGAAAAATATTCCGGGAACCGGTGAATGCCATTTCCCACGGTGCCGGCGCCGTGGGTGCTGTGGTCGCCCTGACCCTGATGGTGGTGTTTGCTGCTTTGCGGGCCGATGTCTGGCATGTGGTTTCCTTTTCAGTCTTCGGTGCCACCATGATTCTCATGTATACGTCCAGCTTCCTTTACCACGCCCTGAAAATTTCTGAAAAGGCGCTGCTGGTTTTCCGCCGCATCGACCACATCATGATTTTCATGGTGATTGCCGGGTCCTATACCCCGCTTTGCCTGGTGCCGCTGAGGGGGCCCTGGGGGTGGAGCCTTTTCGGAACGGTGTGGGGAATCGCCGTCGCCGGCATCTTCCTCAAGATTTTTTTCATCACCGCTCCAAGATGGGTGTCCACTTTCATTTACCTGATGATGGGGTGGCTGTGTATGGTGGCGGTGTATCCCCTGGTCAAGACGTTGGTCCCCATGGCCTTGTTCTGGCTGGCCCTGGGGGGACTTTTTTACAGTGTGGGCGCTGTGGTCTACGCTTTAAAGCGGCCCAATCCCCTTCCGGGTGTGTTCGGGTTCCATGAGATTTGGCACTGCTTCGTGATTCTGGGATCCGCCTGCCATTTCTGGCTGTCTTTCAGGTATTTGATGTATATCTGA
- a CDS encoding peptide chain release factor-like protein — translation MISRTGYLPIRRKVLGLGPGQQKIDALEKKMAALGIRKQDIREKFIKASGRGGQKLNKSSSAVFLVHTPTGISVKVGKTRSQHLNRFLALRGLVEKIEAQKSGGMSPEDRKIAKLKKQKQRRKRKSLKKKRAADEIRVTVNGG, via the coding sequence ATGATATCCCGGACTGGATACTTACCCATAAGAAGAAAGGTTTTAGGTTTGGGACCGGGTCAGCAAAAAATCGATGCCCTTGAAAAAAAAATGGCGGCCCTGGGGATTCGGAAGCAGGATATCCGGGAAAAATTCATTAAAGCCTCGGGGAGGGGGGGGCAGAAACTAAATAAATCCTCCTCTGCAGTTTTTCTTGTCCATACCCCCACCGGGATATCGGTGAAAGTGGGCAAAACCCGGTCACAGCACCTGAACCGGTTTCTGGCGCTGCGCGGCCTGGTTGAAAAGATCGAAGCTCAGAAAAGCGGGGGGATGTCTCCTGAAGACCGTAAAATTGCCAAACTGAAAAAGCAGAAACAGCGGCGGAAGCGAAAATCCCTGAAAAAGAAGCGTGCAGCAGATGAAATACGGGTAACCGTCAACGGCGGCTAA
- a CDS encoding amino acid ABC transporter permease, which produces MAVIPIDHEYIKRLRPPANRRGLVGWLKENLFNGVFNSILTIVVLGFLIKFLPPFLKWAVIDASWFGTSAACKSGDGACWAVVAKNLRFVIFGFYPHDLHWRPFTAMMMLFVLLFFSNNRKYWGKALAYGWVGGLIAMGILMKGGILGLTAVDSMKWGGLPLTLLLSVFGLTAAYPLGVILALGRTSHMPMIRYLSITYIEMIRGVPLISLLFMSSIIFPLFLPEGVTINTILRAQMAIILFTAAYVAEVVRGGLQGMSSGQYEAADSLGLNYVQTMRLIILPQALKIVIPPTVSVLVSAFKDTSLVVIIALYDFLLTSKTVIQNPEWMGFSTEMYLFVALMYFLGCFSMSNFSRKLERELDTDQR; this is translated from the coding sequence ATGGCTGTCATCCCCATAGACCATGAATATATTAAACGCCTGCGTCCCCCTGCCAACCGGAGGGGCCTCGTGGGATGGCTAAAGGAAAACCTGTTTAACGGCGTATTTAACTCCATTCTAACCATTGTGGTACTGGGATTTTTAATCAAATTCCTGCCGCCTTTTCTCAAATGGGCAGTGATAGACGCCTCCTGGTTCGGCACTTCTGCAGCCTGTAAATCCGGAGATGGCGCCTGCTGGGCTGTGGTCGCCAAAAACCTGCGCTTCGTTATTTTCGGTTTTTACCCCCATGACCTGCATTGGCGCCCCTTTACCGCCATGATGATGCTTTTTGTCCTTCTCTTTTTCTCCAACAACCGGAAATACTGGGGAAAAGCCCTGGCCTACGGATGGGTCGGCGGGCTGATTGCCATGGGTATCCTCATGAAAGGCGGCATACTTGGGCTCACAGCGGTGGACAGCATGAAATGGGGGGGGCTTCCCCTGACCCTGCTGCTGTCGGTATTCGGGCTGACGGCAGCCTATCCCCTGGGTGTCATCCTGGCACTGGGGAGGACATCACACATGCCCATGATCCGGTATCTTTCCATCACCTATATCGAAATGATACGGGGTGTGCCACTGATTTCGCTGCTGTTCATGTCATCCATCATATTTCCACTGTTCCTGCCCGAAGGGGTTACCATCAATACCATCCTCAGGGCGCAGATGGCCATCATTCTATTTACTGCGGCCTATGTGGCAGAGGTGGTGAGGGGCGGGTTACAGGGCATGTCCTCAGGCCAGTATGAGGCGGCCGACTCGCTGGGGCTCAACTACGTGCAGACCATGCGCCTGATTATTCTTCCCCAGGCCCTGAAAATAGTGATTCCGCCGACGGTCAGCGTACTGGTCTCGGCGTTCAAGGACACCTCTCTGGTGGTCATAATTGCACTATACGATTTTTTGCTTACCTCCAAAACAGTGATTCAGAATCCTGAATGGATGGGATTTTCAACGGAAATGTATCTCTTTGTGGCTTTGATGTATTTTCTGGGATGCTTTTCAATGTCAAATTTCTCACGTAAACTCGAACGCGAACTGGATACCGACCAGAGATAG
- a CDS encoding iron-sulfur cluster assembly scaffold protein, with protein MVTEITTMDAERKMLSDAGYANPAIDYYLEKKYMGCIENADQVSTKIGSCGDTMKIYIKVNENDTIEDVRYEITGCAGAISAAMASVDLVKGKTLDQALSVNDGDVFNALQNIPEKKHHCIQLAVKTMHQGIEELKSAKAS; from the coding sequence GTGGTCACTGAAATTACAACAATGGATGCAGAACGTAAAATGCTGTCAGATGCCGGCTATGCAAACCCGGCCATTGATTATTATCTTGAAAAAAAATATATGGGCTGTATTGAAAATGCAGACCAGGTGTCAACCAAAATTGGCTCCTGCGGGGACACCATGAAGATTTATATAAAGGTTAATGAAAACGATACGATTGAAGACGTTCGCTATGAAATCACAGGATGCGCAGGCGCCATCTCTGCGGCAATGGCCTCGGTGGATCTGGTTAAAGGCAAAACCCTGGACCAGGCCCTGAGCGTTAATGACGGAGATGTATTCAATGCCCTCCAAAATATCCCGGAAAAAAAGCACCACTGTATTCAGCTGGCCGTTAAAACCATGCACCAGGGAATCGAAGAGCTGAAATCTGCAAAAGCGTCTTAG
- a CDS encoding amino acid ABC transporter substrate-binding protein, with product MKLFKILISCITILAMTSLAWANTLDEVKKRGYIKAGVNGNVFGFSMPDDKGEWKGIDVDTAKAVAAAVFGDASKVKFASLTAVQRLPALQSKEIDVLCRNTTQTLSRETKSGLNFVQPNYYDGQGFLIPKKLGVKSAKELDGATVCVLPGTTTEMNAADYFRTNGMKWSPVVIENTAELNKAFFAGRCDVLTSDVSQLAAQRSVAPNPADYELLPEVISKEPLCPVVRHGDDQWYDIVNWTVMAMIQAEEFGITSKNIDQMLKSTNPGIKRFLGVTPGMGAQMGIDDKWAYNIIKQVGNYGEIFERNIGPKTALALERGLNDLWTKGGLMYASPIR from the coding sequence ATGAAATTGTTCAAAATTTTAATCAGTTGCATCACCATTCTGGCTATGACATCCTTGGCTTGGGCCAACACCCTGGATGAAGTAAAAAAACGCGGATATATAAAAGCCGGCGTCAACGGCAATGTATTCGGATTCAGCATGCCCGATGACAAGGGCGAGTGGAAGGGAATTGATGTGGACACTGCGAAAGCAGTAGCCGCAGCCGTATTCGGCGATGCCTCCAAGGTTAAATTCGCATCTCTGACAGCGGTTCAGCGTCTGCCCGCCCTCCAGTCCAAGGAAATCGACGTGTTGTGCAGAAATACCACCCAGACCCTGTCCAGGGAGACCAAATCAGGGTTGAATTTCGTCCAGCCGAACTATTACGACGGCCAGGGCTTTCTCATCCCTAAAAAGCTTGGGGTAAAAAGCGCCAAAGAACTGGACGGGGCAACTGTCTGTGTCCTTCCCGGCACCACAACGGAAATGAATGCCGCCGATTACTTTAGAACCAACGGCATGAAATGGTCCCCGGTTGTCATTGAAAATACAGCAGAACTGAACAAGGCCTTTTTTGCAGGCCGCTGCGATGTGCTGACCTCAGACGTTTCCCAGCTCGCCGCACAGAGATCCGTAGCCCCCAACCCGGCCGATTATGAGCTGCTGCCCGAAGTTATTTCCAAAGAACCCCTCTGCCCTGTTGTCCGTCATGGCGACGATCAGTGGTACGATATTGTCAACTGGACCGTGATGGCCATGATCCAAGCCGAGGAATTCGGCATCACCTCCAAAAACATCGACCAGATGCTCAAATCAACAAATCCCGGAATTAAACGCTTCCTGGGCGTGACCCCGGGTATGGGCGCCCAGATGGGCATTGATGACAAATGGGCCTACAACATCATCAAACAGGTGGGCAACTACGGCGAAATCTTTGAACGGAATATCGGCCCCAAAACAGCCCTTGCCCTTGAACGCGGCCTCAACGACCTGTGGACCAAAGGCGGGCTTATGTATGCGTCTCCCATCAGATAG
- a CDS encoding amino acid ABC transporter ATP-binding protein, whose product MTEDNDNIIQISGLNKWYGDFHVLKNINLAVKRQEKIVICGPSGSGKSTLIRCINRLEEHQKGQIIVDGVELTNNLKNIEKIRTEVGMVFQHFNLFPHLTILQNLTLGPVWVRKTPKKEAEDTAMFYLEKVKIAEQAKKFPGQLSGGQQQRVAIARSLCMKPKVMLFDEPTSALDPEMVKEVLDVMVQLSDEGMTMIVVTHEMGFAKTVAQRVLLMDEGMILEENNPVDFFENPEHERTKFFLSQILH is encoded by the coding sequence ATGACTGAAGACAACGATAATATTATCCAAATCAGCGGCCTGAATAAATGGTACGGTGATTTTCATGTATTAAAGAACATCAACCTGGCAGTAAAACGGCAGGAAAAAATTGTCATCTGCGGCCCCTCCGGTTCTGGCAAATCCACATTGATCCGTTGCATCAACCGGCTTGAGGAACACCAGAAAGGGCAAATCATCGTGGACGGCGTTGAGTTGACCAACAACCTGAAAAATATCGAAAAAATCAGAACAGAAGTGGGCATGGTTTTCCAGCACTTTAACCTTTTCCCCCACCTCACCATTCTCCAGAATCTGACCCTTGGACCGGTGTGGGTCAGAAAGACCCCGAAAAAAGAGGCCGAGGACACCGCCATGTTCTACCTTGAAAAGGTGAAGATCGCCGAGCAGGCTAAAAAATTTCCAGGCCAGCTCTCCGGCGGCCAGCAGCAACGGGTGGCCATTGCCAGAAGCCTGTGCATGAAACCCAAGGTCATGCTCTTTGACGAGCCCACCTCCGCGCTGGATCCAGAAATGGTCAAAGAGGTCCTTGACGTGATGGTACAGCTCAGTGACGAAGGGATGACCATGATCGTTGTCACCCATGAGATGGGTTTTGCCAAAACCGTTGCCCAGCGGGTGCTGCTCATGGATGAGGGAATGATCCTGGAAGAAAACAATCCTGTGGACTTTTTTGAAAATCCAGAGCATGAACGGACAAAATTTTTCCTCAGCCAGATCCTCCACTGA
- a CDS encoding amino acid ABC transporter permease, which translates to MKKSISEEKVPFWLDPDKRAIGYQVLTFLMVGLLAWYLVSNTLVNLEKQNIASGFGFLDKEAAFEIGESVIQYSAADSYGRALVVGALNTLKVSFIGIVLCLVIGVFVGVARLSTNWLVQKMATIYIEVMQNIPVLLQLFFWYALFYESFPSPRGALNPLPGLFICNRGMAMGIPAAHPAHKYMLMALIAGLVLAWLIGRWARIRKENTGKDFPVLWASAGTALGLPLLVWLFFGAPTQMDVPVLKGFNFRGGLMLSPEFIALLLGLVIYTSAFVAEAVRAGIQAVSRGQTEAAMSIGLKKGHILNLVILPQALRVIIPPLTSQMLNLTKNSSLAIAIGYPDFVSVANTTINITGQSIEGVALIMGCYLIFSLSTSLFMNWYNKKSKLVER; encoded by the coding sequence ATGAAAAAGAGCATTTCAGAAGAAAAAGTGCCGTTCTGGCTGGACCCTGATAAGCGGGCCATCGGCTACCAGGTGCTCACCTTCTTAATGGTGGGGCTACTGGCCTGGTATCTGGTGAGCAACACCCTGGTCAACCTGGAAAAGCAGAACATTGCATCGGGATTCGGATTCCTTGATAAGGAAGCCGCCTTTGAAATCGGTGAAAGCGTAATCCAATATTCCGCAGCCGACTCCTATGGCAGGGCACTGGTGGTAGGTGCGCTCAACACCCTGAAGGTGAGCTTTATCGGCATTGTCCTCTGCCTGGTCATCGGTGTATTTGTAGGTGTGGCCCGCCTCTCCACCAACTGGCTGGTCCAGAAAATGGCCACCATCTATATTGAAGTCATGCAGAATATACCGGTGCTGCTTCAACTTTTCTTCTGGTATGCCCTTTTTTATGAATCATTTCCCTCCCCCCGTGGCGCATTGAATCCCCTGCCAGGGCTGTTTATCTGCAACCGGGGGATGGCCATGGGCATTCCTGCGGCCCACCCCGCCCACAAGTACATGCTCATGGCACTCATTGCCGGCCTTGTCCTGGCCTGGCTCATCGGCAGATGGGCAAGAATCAGAAAGGAAAATACGGGAAAAGATTTCCCCGTACTCTGGGCATCTGCGGGGACCGCCCTTGGGCTGCCGCTTTTGGTCTGGCTCTTTTTCGGTGCCCCCACCCAGATGGATGTCCCTGTGCTCAAGGGATTTAATTTCAGGGGAGGACTCATGCTCTCACCTGAGTTCATCGCCCTGCTGCTGGGACTTGTCATCTATACCTCCGCCTTTGTGGCCGAAGCGGTCCGGGCCGGAATTCAAGCCGTCAGCCGGGGGCAGACCGAGGCAGCCATGTCCATCGGGCTTAAAAAAGGACATATCCTCAATCTGGTGATCCTGCCCCAGGCGCTGCGGGTCATCATTCCGCCCCTGACCAGCCAGATGCTTAACCTGACAAAGAACTCCTCTCTGGCCATTGCCATCGGATACCCCGATTTCGTCTCTGTGGCCAACACCACCATTAATATCACCGGGCAGTCCATTGAGGGGGTGGCCCTGATCATGGGATGCTATCTCATCTTCAGCCTATCCACCTCCCTGTTCATGAACTGGTATAATAAAAAATCAAAATTAGTGGAAAGATAA
- a CDS encoding vitamin B12-dependent ribonucleotide reductase codes for MPSSQNNAIDFITENARVVLERRYLKKNDAGDPMETPEEMFRRVAGHIALAENNYSDKTDDREMVQKMETRFHEMMTEFRFLPNSPTLMNAGRSLGQLAACFVLPVEDSIDGIFEAVKNAATIHKSGGGTGFSFSRLRPENSRVGSTGGVASGPVSFMKIFNSATEQIKQGGTRRGANMAILRVDHPDIMSFIRCKTLKNELNNFNISVGVTDIFMEAVSKNEDYDLIDPRTQKPSGRLNAAAVYEELVLQAWTTGDPGIIFLDEINRWNTTPELGEIESTNPCGEQPLLPMEACNLGSINLTRFLTRADDHPEVDYRGLKETVHLAVRFLDNTIDMSLYPIKEIADMVRGNRKIGLGIMGFADLLFALNIPYDSPEAIDKAEEIMSFIKKEAHAASSALAAVRGVFPNYEKSVFKHRGIPMRNATCTTIAPTGTLSIIAGCSSGIEPVFALSFIRNVMDNDRLAEVNPVFEQTAKDKGFYSDTLMEEIARTGSIKGNPDISLDLRKIFITAHEVAPEVHISMQAAFQRHTDNAVSKTVNLPNEAQPEDVRFIYDLAYKLKCKGVTVYRDGSKADQVLSVNKDADRETETDFLTAGKERPGILEGFTEKIKTGMGYLYVTVSEYKGRPFELFATIGKSGKSTQAKTEAIGRLISLALRSGIQVEEIVQQIEGIRGEHAVFQDGGLVHSIPDAIAKVLSKRYLTGKTGNGKKIYNSLKSDLCPECGQPIAYEEGCKTCHFCGYTKCG; via the coding sequence ATGCCCTCTTCCCAGAACAATGCAATTGATTTTATAACTGAAAATGCACGGGTTGTACTTGAACGCAGATACCTTAAAAAAAACGATGCCGGTGACCCCATGGAAACCCCTGAGGAGATGTTCAGACGGGTGGCCGGCCATATCGCCCTGGCCGAAAATAATTACAGTGATAAAACCGATGACCGGGAAATGGTTCAAAAAATGGAAACACGGTTCCACGAAATGATGACCGAATTCAGGTTTCTGCCCAATTCCCCCACCCTGATGAATGCCGGACGCTCCCTGGGCCAGTTGGCCGCCTGCTTTGTCCTGCCTGTGGAAGACAGTATTGACGGGATTTTCGAGGCGGTCAAAAATGCCGCCACCATCCATAAATCCGGAGGAGGAACCGGTTTTTCCTTTTCACGGCTCCGGCCGGAAAACAGCCGGGTGGGCTCCACCGGCGGAGTGGCTTCGGGGCCTGTTTCTTTTATGAAAATTTTTAATTCCGCCACGGAACAGATCAAACAGGGAGGAACCCGGCGGGGGGCCAATATGGCCATTCTCAGGGTGGACCATCCGGATATCATGTCCTTTATCCGCTGCAAAACCCTTAAGAACGAACTGAATAATTTCAATATTTCAGTTGGCGTCACCGATATTTTTATGGAAGCGGTGTCCAAAAATGAAGACTACGATCTCATCGATCCCAGAACCCAGAAGCCCTCGGGCCGGCTCAATGCTGCGGCCGTTTACGAGGAGCTCGTCCTCCAGGCCTGGACCACCGGAGATCCCGGCATTATTTTTCTTGATGAAATCAATCGCTGGAATACCACACCGGAACTGGGAGAGATTGAATCCACAAACCCCTGCGGGGAACAGCCCCTGCTCCCCATGGAAGCCTGCAACCTGGGGTCCATCAACCTGACCCGGTTTCTTACCCGGGCGGACGATCACCCTGAAGTGGACTACCGCGGGTTGAAAGAAACCGTTCACCTCGCAGTTCGTTTTCTGGACAACACCATTGACATGTCCCTTTATCCCATCAAGGAAATAGCGGATATGGTCCGGGGAAACCGAAAAATCGGCCTGGGCATAATGGGGTTTGCCGACCTGCTATTTGCGCTTAATATTCCCTATGATTCCCCCGAAGCCATAGATAAGGCAGAAGAGATCATGTCTTTTATCAAGAAGGAAGCCCATGCCGCCTCATCGGCACTGGCAGCCGTACGGGGCGTATTCCCCAATTACGAAAAAAGCGTCTTCAAACATAGGGGCATCCCGATGCGAAACGCCACCTGCACCACCATTGCCCCCACCGGCACCTTGAGCATTATTGCCGGTTGTTCCAGCGGCATTGAACCGGTTTTTGCCCTAAGTTTCATACGAAATGTAATGGACAACGACCGGCTTGCCGAAGTCAACCCGGTATTTGAGCAGACGGCAAAAGATAAAGGGTTCTACAGCGACACGCTGATGGAAGAAATCGCCCGTACCGGCAGCATTAAGGGGAATCCTGACATTTCGCTGGATTTAAGAAAAATCTTTATTACCGCCCATGAGGTGGCCCCTGAAGTCCACATCAGTATGCAGGCGGCTTTCCAGCGCCATACGGACAATGCGGTTTCCAAGACCGTGAATCTGCCTAATGAAGCGCAGCCCGAGGATGTGCGGTTCATTTACGACCTGGCCTACAAACTAAAATGCAAGGGGGTAACAGTTTACCGGGACGGCAGCAAGGCCGATCAGGTTCTGTCCGTTAACAAGGATGCCGACCGGGAGACGGAAACGGATTTTCTCACGGCCGGAAAAGAGCGGCCCGGTATCCTTGAGGGATTTACAGAAAAAATAAAAACCGGCATGGGCTATCTCTATGTGACGGTGTCCGAATACAAAGGCCGGCCCTTTGAATTGTTTGCCACCATTGGGAAATCAGGTAAATCCACCCAGGCCAAAACCGAGGCCATCGGACGCCTCATCTCCCTGGCACTGAGGTCGGGAATCCAGGTGGAAGAGATTGTTCAGCAAATCGAAGGCATCCGGGGGGAGCATGCTGTGTTCCAGGACGGCGGACTGGTCCATTCCATTCCCGATGCCATTGCCAAGGTTCTGTCCAAGCGGTACTTAACCGGAAAGACAGGAAATGGGAAAAAAATATACAACAGCCTAAAATCCGATCTTTGCCCGGAATGCGGACAGCCCATTGCCTACGAAGAGGGCTGCAAGACCTGCCATTTCTGCGGGTATACGAAATGCGGATAA
- a CDS encoding GIY-YIG nuclease family protein, which translates to MALTISHKEWLVYLLQCSDNSLYCGVTKDLDARIRMHNAGRASKYTRARLPVNCVAQSPPMTKSRAFKLEYHIKRLPADKKIAHVRMGKIPGPKKAKQIKKPTLSRP; encoded by the coding sequence ATGGCATTGACAATATCCCATAAAGAATGGCTGGTGTACCTGCTCCAATGTTCAGATAACAGCCTGTACTGCGGTGTCACCAAGGATCTGGATGCCCGCATTCGCATGCATAATGCCGGGCGGGCCTCCAAATACACCCGGGCGAGACTGCCGGTTAACTGCGTGGCCCAAAGCCCGCCCATGACAAAATCCAGGGCCTTTAAGCTTGAGTATCATATCAAACGCCTGCCTGCAGACAAAAAAATTGCCCATGTACGCATGGGCAAGATCCCCGGGCCTAAAAAGGCGAAGCAAATAAAAAAGCCGACACTGAGCCGGCCTTAA
- a CDS encoding M23 family metallopeptidase, whose product MKNRIKIWFHAGDSSDIKEFSLRKPVAAAMALLFLGFGAALSYIGHDYYLLKKKSFDNASLGRTIALQKEELRNQRRQVQTFAKDIETLKGQVRSLVRLEDQVRLIADIEKTGNSSGLIGIGGIPENDLLHDISLETRHNTLIREMHQQVAQVQNAADKKKLDFNDLIDKLEKKKNILAATPSIKPVNGWITSRFGYRKSPFTGKKDFHSGLDISNRKGTKIIATANGKVTYADRKMYYGNLVTIDHGYGKATRYAHLKEILVKRGQKVKRGDVIATLGNTGQSTGPHLHYEVRINGAPVNPLKYILN is encoded by the coding sequence ATGAAAAATAGAATTAAAATATGGTTTCACGCCGGTGACAGTTCCGACATCAAAGAATTTTCCCTGCGCAAACCCGTGGCGGCCGCCATGGCATTGCTTTTCCTGGGATTTGGCGCAGCACTTTCCTATATAGGACACGATTACTACCTTTTAAAAAAGAAATCCTTTGACAATGCCAGCCTGGGCAGAACCATCGCCCTCCAGAAAGAGGAGCTGAGAAACCAGCGCCGTCAGGTTCAGACCTTTGCCAAAGATATCGAAACGCTCAAGGGCCAGGTCCGCAGCCTGGTACGCCTTGAAGACCAGGTCAGACTCATCGCCGACATTGAAAAAACCGGCAACTCCTCCGGCCTCATCGGCATCGGCGGCATCCCTGAAAATGACCTGCTCCATGATATTTCCCTTGAAACCCGCCACAACACCCTGATCCGGGAAATGCATCAGCAGGTGGCACAGGTACAAAATGCGGCCGACAAAAAGAAACTGGACTTCAACGATCTGATTGACAAACTCGAAAAGAAAAAGAATATCTTGGCCGCCACCCCATCCATTAAACCGGTGAACGGCTGGATTACGTCCAGATTCGGATACCGGAAATCTCCGTTTACTGGGAAAAAGGACTTCCACTCCGGCCTTGATATTTCCAACCGCAAGGGCACTAAAATAATTGCCACGGCCAATGGTAAAGTCACCTATGCAGACAGAAAAATGTACTACGGCAATTTGGTCACCATTGACCACGGTTACGGCAAGGCCACCCGGTATGCCCACCTCAAAGAGATTCTTGTCAAAAGAGGACAGAAAGTAAAACGCGGGGACGTCATTGCAACGTTGGGAAATACAGGCCAGAGTACCGGGCCCCATCTCCACTATGAAGTGCGCATCAACGGTGCGCCGGTGAACCCCCTGAAATATATCCTTAATTAA